TGGCGACGGTCTCCATCGCCGCGGCCGCTTCGGCGTTTATCACCGCTGCGCCGTTCACGCCGGTCCTGGCGTCCCGCCGAATCCCGATCCGGCCGGGACTGTCGGGAATCTTCCCGGGCCGCCCCGGTCAACTCCTCGATTTCCCCGGAGGCGAGCTGCTCTCCGGTGACCTTGATTTTTTTGCCGTCTCCGGTGCCGAGCAGAACTTCCCGGGAGAGGACATTGACATCCAGAACCTGAACCTTGCAGCCGCAGACCTCGATCTTTTTCCCGCATTTCGGCAGCCCCTTGCGCAACTTGCAGTAGGTTTCAAATTCGTAGCTGAGACAGCAGAGCAGACGGCCGCACTGGCCCGATATCTTGTTCGGATTCAGCGCCAGCCCCTGTTCCTTGGCCATCTTGACCGAGACCGGGGTGAAGTCGGTTAAAAAGGTGCAGCAACAGAGTTCCCTGCCGCAGACGCCAAGGCCGCCGACCAGTTTGGCTTCATCACGAACGCCGATCTGGCGCATTTCAATCCGGGTATGAAAGTGGTGTGCCAGATCCTTGACCAGTTCGCGAAAATCGACCCGCCCGTCGGCGGTGAAAAAGAAAATAATCTTGGATCCGTCAAACAGGTATTCCGCCTTGACCAGCTTCATTTCCATGCGCCGTTGAATGATACGCTGCTGGCAGAATTTGAGCGCTTCCTGTTCGCGGGTGGAATTGACCGCGGCCAGTTTGAGATCCTCCTCGGTCGCCAGGCGAACCACGCTTTTCAACTCTCGGGGACAGTCATCTTCGCTCCGCTCTTCGACCGGCGTCACCACTGTTCCCAGGGCGCGCCCGCGGTCTGTTTCGACAACCACCCGCTGACCGACTTCGAGGTCGAAATCCTGGGCGTTGAAATGGTAGCGTTTTCCGGCGTCGCGGAATTTTATCGTTACGATATGCATACGTCGTTTGTCTTCCATTGAATGTTGATGCTTTCGCAGAAGAAGGGCATCAATGTGGCCATGTGGTCAGGCCGGCGCCAGTCGCTGCAGCAGAACTTCCATCGCCAGTTGCCGGTTCACATTGCGTTCCAGCTGGAGACGCGTTGCCGCCAGGGCGTCCAGCTTCAACAGCAGGCTTTCTTCCGTTTCCAGCCGGGCGACACGTTCAATTTTTTCACGCAGGTCAAGGTTGACCCACTCGTTTTCCGGACGGCCATGTTTGTGCAGCAGCAGATCCCGGAAAAAAGTTTGAAAGATCCCCAGTATTTCCTGCAGCTGTTCCTTCTGGCCGGCCAGTTTCTCCGCGAATTCGAAACGCGGCAGGATCGAGCCGCCGGTGAGTGCCGTCAACTCACGCAGCAGTTCCCGGCGCTGTTCCAGGTAGAGTCGGCGATCTTTGCCGAAAGCTTTTTTAAAGCTTCCTTCGGCCAGGGCGGAGAGGACATGGCTTTCCGCGTCCCCGATACCGAGCTGCTGCTGCAGAACCTGTTGCAGCACGTCCCGTTGCAGACGCCTGAAGGGCAGCCGCTGGCAGCGGGACCGGATGGTGCTGAGCAGGCGGTCCGGGTGGGCCGACAGCAGGATGATCAGCGCGTCTCCGGGAGGCTCTTCCAGAGTTTTGAGCAACGCGTTGCCGGCTGCCGGGTTGAGATACTCGGCGCCGTTGATCAGGCAGATTTTCTTCTTCGCCTCCAGCGGCCGCAGCGACAGGCTGCGCTGCAGCTCGCGTATCTGGTCTATTTTGATGCTGGTCCCTTCAACCTCGAGCAGATGCAGGTCCGGATGGTTGTGATGGTCGACCTTGCGGCAGGCGACGCAATCCCCGCATCCGGTTCCCCGGCTGCAGAAGACGGCCCTGGCCACGCCCAGCGCCATCAGGCGTTTGCCGATACCTTCCGGTCCTTCAAACAGGTAGGCATGGGCCAGTCGGTCGGATGCCAGCGCCCGGCGCAGGATCTCCTTCTGGCTCTGATGACCAAGAATCTGTTCAAAAGTCATGGTCGATCAGGGGCCGGCAGCGGCAATCGCCGGTTGAGGGCTTGTCGCAATCTCATTTGAACTTCCTCGATGCTGCCACGGGCATCAATAACCGATATCGATTTATCTTCGGCGGCGAGTTGAAGATAACCATCGCGAACCCGGTTGTGAAAATCCTCATCCTCGGCTTCGAAACGTCCCTCGTTTTCTCCCTTGTTCACCCGGTTTCGCTGCCGGGCCCGGGCGACGCCGGCGGTTGTCGGGTAGTCGAGCAACAGGGTGAGATCAGGGCGCGCAGTCCCCACGGCCAGCTTGTTCATGGTCCTGATCAGGTCGAGGTCAAGCCCTCGGCCGTAGCCCTGATAGGCCAGGGTGGCCGCGGTATAGCGGTCACAGATGACGATCTGACCCCGGGCCAGGGCGGGGCGGATGACCTCGGCTACGTGCTGGGCGCGGGCCGCCGCGTAGAGCAGCAGTTCCGCGTCGGCCGCCATCCCCTGATGGGCGGGATCAAGCAGGATGGCCCGTATCCGGTCGGCGATGAGACAGCCTCCCGGTTCACGGGTTCTGAGGACCTCGTAGCCGTTTGATTCCAGCCAGATGGACAGCAGTTCGGCCTGCGTGGTTTTGCCGGAGCCTTCGACCCCTTCGAGTGTGATGAAAAACGCCATGAATTCACTTGATTGAGGTATGACTCCTGAAAGAGAAGCATTATAGAGAACCGCTCCTGAAAGAATCAAGAGATTTAACCCAAATCCACCGGCTGTTTTGCGGAGCGAGGGTGACGGGACGGGTGAATCCCGAAATTGCTGGTGGATTTGGGTTTCACCCGGGGTGATTGCTTCGAGAAGGCAAAACAGCTATACTTCAGCCCGTTTTGACCGCCAATCCACCAACTATTGGAACCCTTTTATGGATACCCTGCAGCAACGACTCGGACACCGGTTTGTCGATCAGGCCCTTCTCAGCCAGGCTTTGACGCACAAGTCCTATGCCAACGAGCACCGTCCCGAAGAGGCGCAGGACAACGAGCGGCTTGAGTTTCTCGGTGACGCGGTTCTCGACCTGGTGGTCAGTGAAGCACTGCACAGCCGACAGCCGCTTCTCAGCGAAGGGGAGATGACCAGGATTCGTGCCGAGGTGGTCAGTGAAAAAGGACTCAGTTTCCTGGCGCGCGACCTGGGTGTCGGCAAGCGGTTGCGGTTGGGCCGGGGGGAGGAGTTGACCGGCGGTCGGGACAAGGACAGCCTGTTGGCCGACGCGACCGAGGCCTTGTTTGGAGCGGTCTTCTGCGACGGCGGATTCGACGCGGCACGGAAGGTGATTCTCGGGTTGCTGGAGCAGTTGATCACGCGCGCCGTCGACACCAAGTCAGGTCTGGACGCCAAAACCCGCCTGCAGGAAATTCTGCAGGCGCGCCATGGCCAGTTGCCGAGTTATGTTCTGGCCGGCAGTGAAGGGCCTGACCATGACCGCAGTTATCTGGTTGAAGTCCGGTTTCAGGGGGAAACGATCGCCGCCGGACGCGGCCGAACCAAGAAACAGGCGGAACAGCAGGCCGCCGCCAGAGCTCTGCGGCAGCTGGAGTCGTGAAGTGCCGGTCGATTTACCCGATTTTCCTGTCCCGTTATGGCTGTCGCAGCCGGTGCGTCTATTGCCGGCAGGAAATACATTCTGACGGCGACCGGTCCTGGAGCCCGGAGCAGGTTCAGCAGACGCTGGCGACCTGGCTGCCGGAACGCGGAGCCGGCGAGATCGCTTATTACGGCGGCAGTTTCAGCCTGTTGCCGTTATCCCTGCAGCGGGCGTACCTGGATGTTGCCGGTGTCTTTGTCGCAGCCGGCCGCGTCCGGGGGATCAGGATTTCAACGCACCCCGCAGGGCTGGGCGACGCGCAGCTTGAAATCCTGCACGGCCGGCCGGTCAGTTGCGTGGAGGTCGGCTGCCAGAGTTTCTCCGACCGGGTTCTTGAACGGGCCGGTCGGGGGCATGACGCGGCCGATATCCGGGCCGGGGTGGCGCGCCTGCATTCCCTGAAGGTCAGGATCGGTCTGCAGTTGATGCCCGGGTTGCCGGGCGGGGACCGGGCCGAGGCGCTGGCATCCCTGCGTCAGGCCCTGCAGTTGCGGCCCGACTTTATCCGCATCTACCCGACCGTCGTGCTGCCCGGAACGCCGCTGGAGGAGATGCTGCTCCGTGGCCGTTACCGGGCCTGGAGTCTGGATGAGGCGGTTGAAACCTGTGCTGACATGCTGCTGACCTGTCTGCGGGCCGGGATTCCGGTCATTCGTATCGGCCTGCCGCCGCTGGACGTGCCGGCTGTTGCCGGGCCCCGGCATCCGGCCCTGGGGCAATTGGTCATCTGTCGCCTGTGGCGCCGTGCGCTGGCCGCCGCCCTGGAACAAAAAAATGGTACTATCCAGGTGTCACCCGTCAGCCTGAGTGATGTCCTCGGTCACCGCAGGTCGAATCTCCGTTTTCTGCAGGAGAGATTCGGCCCCCTGGCTGTCAGGACATCCAGGACCCTGGACCGGCATTCTTTTCTGGTCGGTTCCGAACTCTTTTCCTGGCCCGAGATGGCTGCGGCGGGTTCCCATAGTGAGGCATATTATGCAGCATGAAGTTCATCGCGGCGGTTACGTCGCCCTGGTGGGGCGTCCCAATGTCGGCAAATCGACCCTGCTCAACCGTATTCTCGGGCAGAAGATCGCCATCACCTCGCCCAAACCCCAGACCACCCGCAACCGGATTCTCGGCATCCTGCATCGTCCTGATGCCCAGGTGATGTTTCTCGATACGCCCGGCATTCACCATGCGGCCGGCAACAAGCTCAACCGTTACATGGTCAGCCAGGCGCACGGCGCCATGAATGATGTTGACTGCATCATGCTGCTGGTTGAAGCGGACCGCCCGGTGACGGCGGCCGAAGAGTCCGTTATTCGTTCCATCTCCCAGTCCGGTCGTCCGGCACTGCTGGTGATCAACAAGATCGACCGGGTCGCGCCGCCGGCCCTGCTCGACCTGATCCGGCGCTACAGCGAATTGCACGATTTTCTTGAAATCGTGCCGGTGTCGGCTCTCAAGGGAGATGGTATCGAACAACTGCTTGACGCTCTGCTGCCCCATCTTCCGGAAGGTCCGCCGCTCTATCCCGAAGAGATGGTGACCGACCAGCCGGAACGATTCATCGTTGCCGAGATGATTCGCGAGCAGGTGCTGAAAAAACTGCAGAAGGAAATCCCCTACGGGACCGCGGTGCAGATTGAACTGTTCGAAGATCAGCCGGAGCGGGATCTGGTGGAGATCCATGCCGTCATTCACGTTGAACGGGAACCGCACAAACGTATTCTGGTCGGCAAGGGGGGCAGCATGATCCGTTCCATCGGACAGGCCGCCCGGTTCGACATCGAGCGCCTGCTCGACACCAGGGTGTTTCTCAAACTCTTTGTCCGCGTCGATCGCGACTGGACCCGGTCCGATCGCCTGTTGCGTGAATTCGGATACGAGTGACGTGATCAGCAAACTGAAAACTGTAAGCTGTAAGCTGTAAACTATATGAATTAGAGAAGTTCAGGTGTCCTGTGACACTTGGAGAAAGTTGGAGTTTCCATGTTGCCTGTGGTTGCCATTGTCGGCCGGCCCAATGTCGGTAAATCGACCCTGTTCAATCGTCTGCTCGGTCAACGCAAGGCGATTGTCGAGGATGTTCCCGGTGTGACCAGGGATCGCAATTATGCGCGGGTCGATCGTTTCGACCGTCCATTCATGCTGATTGATACCGGCGGGTTCGAGCCTGCCAGCGAAGACCGGCTGCTGACGCAGATGCGGGAACAGTCGCAGCTGGCGATCGAAGAGGCCGATATCATCCTGCTGGTTTTCGATGGTCGTGAGGGGTTGACGCCCTCCGATGAAGAGGTCGCGGCGATGCTGCGCCGGGTTGAGAAGCCGGTGCTGTTCCTGGTCAACAAGATCGATGGTGACAGCCAGGAACTGGCGCTGGGAGAATTCTACAGCCTCGGTCTGGACGACCTGCTGCCGATCTCCTCGGCCCATGGCCGTGGTGTCGGTGAGTTGATCGACCGCCTTCACCAGTTGATGCCGGAAGAGGTGCCTCCGCGGGAATCTGAGCAGGAGACACGCCTGGCGGTCATCGGTCGTCCCAATGTCGGTAAAAGTTCGCTGATCAACAGGATGCTGGGGGTGGAGAGGGTGGTTGCCAATCCAACCGCCGGTACGACACGCGACAGTGTCGACACCCCTTTTGTCTACAACCGTAAAAACTACCTGATGATCGATACCGCGGGCATCAGGCGCAAGGGCAAGGTCAGTCAGAAACTGGAAAAATTCAGTGTCGTCCAGGCGCTGAAAGCGATGGAGAGAGCCCATATCGTGCTGGTGGTGATCGACGCCGGCGAGGGGGTGACGGATCAGGACCTGACCGTTGCCGGCTATGCCGAAGAGAAGGGACGGGCGGTGCTGCTGGTGGTCAACAAGTGGGACCTGGTTGAAAAGGATCACACCACCATGGGGCAGTATATCAAGGACCTGCGCGGCAAATTCAAGTTCCTGCCCGATGCGCCGGTGGTCTTCATTTCCGCCCTGACCGGCCAGCGGGTTTCAAAAATCATGACCGAGGTTGAAAAGCTGAGCGAGGAGTTCAATCGCAAGCTCTCGACCTCCGCCATCAACAAGGTTCTGCAGGAGGCGACGGAAGCGCACCCGCCGAGCATTTTCCGCGGCAAGAGGCTGAAATTCTTTTACGCGACCCAGACCGGGGTGCGGCCCCCGACCATCACCATCTTCGTCAACCGTTCAGACGGGGTGCATTTTTCCTATCAACGCTACCTGGCCAACCAGTTCCGCCGGGCGTTGCGGCTGACCGGGTCACCGTTGCGGATCCGCTATCAGGACCGCCGCCATTGAGGTTGTTCCGAGGCCCAAATCCACCGGCAATTTCGGTATTCGGGTGTCGTCACGGATGAATCTTGCTTCGTTGCCTTTACCGGTTCGGTGCCTCGCATCTCCACCCGTCCCGTCACCCTCGGTTCGCAAAACAGCCGGTGGATTTGGGCGGGGGAAAGGACTTTACTTGTCCCCAACCCTGGGATATATTTATTTTCATTTAATTTTTCGCCTTTCTACGGGTATTCCGGGACCTTTCCCGGCCCCCTGACACCAGAGATTTATGAGTCTAGTCGGTAACCTCGAAGACCTCGGCCTGGGGGATATCCTCCAGATCGTCAGCCTCAGTCGCAAGTCCGGCGTACTGACCCTGAGCAGTCGCGGCCGCGAAGGGAAGGTCATTTTCTATAATGGCCAGGTTATTCGCGCTACCTCCAGTGTTTATCGCGAGAATCTCGGTCATCTGCTGTTGCGCAAGGAACTGGTGGATCTCGATACCCTGCGTCGGGCGCTTGAACTGCAGGCCGGTTCGACGGAGCGGGAGCGGCTCGGCACCATTCTCTCGGAACAGTTCGGGATTTCCCGTGATGCCATCGAAGAGGTGGTCAAAGAGCAGGTGGAGAAGATCGTTTACAGCTTCTTTGCCTGGACCGAGGGCGCCTTTTCCTTCGAACTCGGAGAGCAGGAAGATCCCGCCCAGGTCCATGTCAATCCCCTGCAATTCATGCTCGACCAGGGGCTCAACCCCCAATGGCTGGCCATGGAGGGCAGTCGCATCATCGATGAAAAAAGGCATCGTGGCGAAGATCCCGAAGAGACGCCGATTGAGCCGGTCACCGATCTTGAGGAACTGCTCGGCGATCTGGTCGCTGTCAAGGAACAGGCGGGCGGTGCCGAAAGTGAACTTCCGCTTGACGAAGGAGATCTGCTTCTTGCCCCGACCGGTGATGAAAAACAACCGATTCTGCTGGTTGATGATGACGACTTGACCCGTGAACTGCTCGCCGAGGCGTTGGCGGAACGGGGGCGCAATGTGCGCTCCTTCGCCGATGGTCGTGCCTTTCTCAAGGCACTGGGAGATGTTGCCGGCAGTGGCGGTCGACCGGTTCTGGTCGTGGATCTGATCATGCCGCGCATGGATGGCAGCGGCATCCTCGGCGGCCTGGAGCTGGCCGACCGGATTGCCGATATCTGTCCCGAAGCGAAGGCCTACGTGCTGACCGATCATCCCAATCAGGATGCCGAGAAAAAATTGCGTGAAAAAGGTTTCCCGGCGGTTCTCGCGAAACCGAAAAAAGATGTTCTTCGCTCCGGTGACGGGAAACGGGAACTGCAGCTTTTGGCTGACCGGATCATCGCCGGTGACGGAGCCGGGGAACCCGGCGTCGAGAGGCCGCCATCCGGAGACTATCACAATATCGGACGGGAACTGATCGCCGAGCTGGGGGATGATGCGGGACTCAGCTCTTCCAGGGGGCCTGAGTCGCCCGGACTCCATCTGCTCAAGGGCATGTTGCAGGAACTCAACAACCCGTCCCTTGGCGGCGGTATCATCCTGCTGGTACTGCGGTTTGCCAGCGAGTTGATGAACCGGGCCGTTATTTTCCTGGTCAAGGACGATATTGTCGTCGGGTTGGGCCAGTTCGGCATCGAACTCAAGAGTTCCTCCGCGGACCTGAATGTTCGCCGCATTGCCATTCCTCGTCAGGAATCGTCGGTTCTGGCGTCGGCCCTGAAAATGATGACGCCGCTCAAGGCCGAGCCCGGCGAGACCGAGTGGGATCGTTACCTGCAGGAACAGCTGGGGGGCGGTCGCCCCAAGGAAATTTTCCTTGGGCCGATCCTCAGCGAAGGCAAGGTGGTGGCCCTGCTTTATGGCGACAACCTTCCGGAAAAGACCCCCATCGGTGATACTGAATCGCTGGAAATCTTTCTTTCCCAGGCCGGTTTGGCGATGGAGAAGGCGCTGCTTGAACGACGTTTGAAACTGCAGGATGTATGAACGATGAAGTTGGCGTTGCTTGTTCCGAACCGGTGCTGATCGAGAGAGGATGCTGTGGCTGCCAAAATCCTGATTGCCGAAGATTCGCCGACCATGCGCTCGCTGATCGTTTCGACCATTGCCGCCCTCGGTGACTATGAAATCGTTGAGGCGGCCAACGGCTTTGAGGCCCTGCGGATTCTTCCTCGGGAAAAAGTCGATCTGGTCATCACCGATATCAATATGCCGGATATCAACGGTCTCGAACTGGTCAGCTTTGTCAAGAACAACCCCAATTACCAGAACACTCCGCTGTTTATTATCAGCACCGAAAGCAGTGAGCGTGACCGTGAAAAAGGCATGGCTCTCGGTGCGGATGCCTACCTGGTCAAACCCTTCTCCCCGGAAGAATTGCAGTCCCTGATCCGGCAGTATCTCCCGCAGGAGGCCTGAGGTGAGCGATCATTCCTCATCCCGGGCGATCCACGAGTTCCTCGCCGAGGCCGAAGAGATTATTGAAAATCTCAATCGTGGACTGGTTTCCATGGGAGAGCAGGTTGAGTCCGGAGAGATTGACCCGGATACGGTCAATGCCATTTTCCGTGAGGCCCATTCCATCAAGGGGCTTTCCGGGATGTTCGGCTTTGATGACATCTCCCAGCTGTCCCACCAGATGGAAAACCTGCTCGACAGCCTGCGCCTCGGCAAGTTGTCACTCTCCCGGCAGATGCTCGAGGTCCTGTTCCAGGGAGTTGAAACCCTCGCCCGGCTGGTTTCCGGCAAGGCGGACGATGACGCCTTCCAGCTCGATCTCGGCCCGGTCATGGCTCTTATCGAGAACCTCCTTGAAGGAGAGCCTGATCCTGCCGCCGATCTGCTGGACGGCATCGATCTCGACTCCTCGCTGCTCAATGTCCTGACGGAATACGAGGAACATCGCCTGCGTGAGAATCTTTCGCGGGGACGCCGCCTGCTGCTGGTCAAAGCCAACTTCAGCCTGGCCAGTTTTGACCAGGAACTCGCCGAGTTGACAGACGCCCTCAAGAAAACCGGTGAGCTTATCAGTACCCTGCCGAGTCCCGGAGATGCCGATGATCGCATCGGCTTTCAGCTGCTGGTCGGTACCGACCGGGAATTGTCCGAGGTCTCAGCGGCCATCGATCGCGATTCGGTCAAGTTTGAAGAGGTCCATCGCAAGCCGCCGTCTTCCGGCGCCCATCCGACGACAGCGAATCCGACCGTCACCAACGCGGAGGTAGAGGACGTCGCGACCGGAAGCGAGTTGACCGATCCCGTTGCCGGCGCCGATGAACAGGCCGCGTCACTGCGGTCTTTCAGCCGTACGGTCCGGGTCGATATCGAAAAACTCGACAACCTGATGAATATTGTCGGCGAACTGGTTCTTTCCAAAGGGGCCATCCAGCGCATTGCCGAAGAGATCAAGGACAAGGTCAGCAATGACCTGGCTGCCGATCTGCACAAGGCGACGCGCGGTCTTGAACGCCGCCTTGATGAACTTCAGGCCGGGGTTATGGAGGTGCGGATGGTGCCGATTTCGCAGCTCTTCGACAAGATGACCAGGATTGTCCGCCGGGTCGCCAATGAACACGGCAAGAGTGTTTCTCTTGACATCCGCGGGGCCGAAACGGAGCTTGACAAGTTGATTGTCGAGGATCTGACCGATCCCCTGATGCACATCATCCGCAATGCCATCGACCACGGGATCGAGACTCCCGAGGAGCGCAAGTCCGCGGGAAAAGAAGAAAGGGCCAGGATCTCTCTCCATGCGTCACAGAAAGGGAACCATGTTGTTATCGAAGTTCAGGATGATGGCCGGGGGATTGATCCGCAGCGGGTGAGACAAAAGGCGATCGAAAAAGGACTGATTTCGAGCGAGGTGGTGCTGAGTCGCGAGGAAGTTCATGACCTGCTTTTCATGCCCGGGTTCTCCACCCGCGATGAAGTCAGCGATCTTTCCGGACGCGGCGTCGGCATGGATGTGGTGAAAAACAATATTGCCGCGCTCTCCGGCATGATCGAGATCGACAGCGAGCCGGGGCAGGGGACCACCATGACCATCACCCTGCCGATCACGCTGGCCATCATCAAGGCGTTGATCGTGCGGGCCAGCGGTCAGACCTACGCGGTCCCGATCAACTCGGTTCTCGAGACTCTGATGCTTGATCCCGCGGTGATCGAGACCATTGAGCGCCGGGAAGTGATAGAATTGCGCAACAGCACTCTGCCGTTGCTGCGGTTGAGTGAAGCCTTTGATCTTCCTTTGAACGAACACCATGAAGAGAAGCTCTTTGTCGCCGTGGTCGGCCTGGCTGAAAAACGGTTGGGGATCGTCGTCGATGAGCTGCTCGGACAGCAGGATGTGGTCATCAAGTCCCTGGGGCGCACGCTTTCTTTTGTCAAGGGGATTGCCGGAGCCGCTGATCTCGGCAGCCAGCGGACGATTCTGGTGCTTGATGTCGGCGGCCTGATGAGTGAGGCTCTGCGCGCTGAGGTTGGTGCCCATGTATAAGGAATTTTACGGACTTGCAGAACGGCCTTTCAGCAAAACCCCCGATCCGCGCTTCCTCTACCTCAGCCGCGGACACAAGGAAGCCCTGGCGCGGCTGGTGTACGCCGTGGAAGAGAGTGACCTGGTCCTGCTGACCGGAGAAATCGGCTGCGGCAAGACCACCCTCTCCCGGGCCCTGATTGATGAACTGGAGGAAAACCGCAAGGTGATCCTGTTTATCAATCCGCGGTTGACGCCGATGGAGTTTCTCAAAACCCTGGCTCTTCGGCTGGGGGTGAAGAAGCCGTCCCGCAGCAAGTCCGATCTGCTCGATCAGATCGGTGCTGAACTCTATCGCAGCCATGAAGCCGGGCAATGTCCGGTCCTGGTGATTGATGAAGCGCAGCTGGTGCCGCATAAGGAAACCTTTGATGAAATCAGGCTGCTGACCAATTTCCAGCTGGATGACCAGAACCTGATCTGCGTCGTGTTGATGGGGCAGCCGGAATTGCGCAAGCGCCTGCTGCATCGCGCCTATGAACCGCTGCGCCAGCGCATCGGCATGCAGTACAATCTGCAGCCGCTCTGTCTGGAGGAAACGCGCGCCTATCTGCAGCACCGGCTTCAGGTTGCCGGTGGTGATCCGCAACTCTTCAGTGAAGAGGCGGTACGGGTTGTGCAAGAATTTTCGGGAGGCGTGCCGCGACGCATCAACCATGTCGCCGCCCTGGCCTTACTGGAGGGGTTCGGTCGTGAAGCCCCGCAAATCGACGGCGACGTGATGAATGCCGTGATGGACGAGTTGGCAATGGCCATTTAGCTGTCCGTGCCACGCGGGCAGGGTTGAAAGACTGTTTCTATGGACCTGGTGGAAATTCGCAGGAAAGCCGGACGCAAAAAGCAGGGGCGCAAAGATC
The genomic region above belongs to Geothermobacter hydrogeniphilus and contains:
- the ricT gene encoding PSP1 domain-containing protein — protein: MEDKRRMHIVTIKFRDAGKRYHFNAQDFDLEVGQRVVVETDRGRALGTVVTPVEERSEDDCPRELKSVVRLATEEDLKLAAVNSTREQEALKFCQQRIIQRRMEMKLVKAEYLFDGSKIIFFFTADGRVDFRELVKDLAHHFHTRIEMRQIGVRDEAKLVGGLGVCGRELCCCTFLTDFTPVSVKMAKEQGLALNPNKISGQCGRLLCCLSYEFETYCKLRKGLPKCGKKIEVCGCKVQVLDVNVLSREVLLGTGDGKKIKVTGEQLASGEIEELTGAAREDSRQSRPDRDSAGRQDRRERRSGDKRRSGRGDGDRRQAKSGGDNKQEQKREKPRDKQKTTGDRSQGRPQDRHQPQRNQPQKPQQQPQPGDGKPKRRRRRRRRKPQTTE
- the holB gene encoding DNA polymerase III subunit delta', producing the protein MTFEQILGHQSQKEILRRALASDRLAHAYLFEGPEGIGKRLMALGVARAVFCSRGTGCGDCVACRKVDHHNHPDLHLLEVEGTSIKIDQIRELQRSLSLRPLEAKKKICLINGAEYLNPAAGNALLKTLEEPPGDALIILLSAHPDRLLSTIRSRCQRLPFRRLQRDVLQQVLQQQLGIGDAESHVLSALAEGSFKKAFGKDRRLYLEQRRELLRELTALTGGSILPRFEFAEKLAGQKEQLQEILGIFQTFFRDLLLHKHGRPENEWVNLDLREKIERVARLETEESLLLKLDALAATRLQLERNVNRQLAMEVLLQRLAPA
- the tmk gene encoding dTMP kinase; amino-acid sequence: MAFFITLEGVEGSGKTTQAELLSIWLESNGYEVLRTREPGGCLIADRIRAILLDPAHQGMAADAELLLYAAARAQHVAEVIRPALARGQIVICDRYTAATLAYQGYGRGLDLDLIRTMNKLAVGTARPDLTLLLDYPTTAGVARARQRNRVNKGENEGRFEAEDEDFHNRVRDGYLQLAAEDKSISVIDARGSIEEVQMRLRQALNRRLPLPAPDRP
- the rnc gene encoding ribonuclease III, whose amino-acid sequence is MDTLQQRLGHRFVDQALLSQALTHKSYANEHRPEEAQDNERLEFLGDAVLDLVVSEALHSRQPLLSEGEMTRIRAEVVSEKGLSFLARDLGVGKRLRLGRGEELTGGRDKDSLLADATEALFGAVFCDGGFDAARKVILGLLEQLITRAVDTKSGLDAKTRLQEILQARHGQLPSYVLAGSEGPDHDRSYLVEVRFQGETIAAGRGRTKKQAEQQAAARALRQLES
- a CDS encoding elongator complex protein 3; the protein is MKCRSIYPIFLSRYGCRSRCVYCRQEIHSDGDRSWSPEQVQQTLATWLPERGAGEIAYYGGSFSLLPLSLQRAYLDVAGVFVAAGRVRGIRISTHPAGLGDAQLEILHGRPVSCVEVGCQSFSDRVLERAGRGHDAADIRAGVARLHSLKVRIGLQLMPGLPGGDRAEALASLRQALQLRPDFIRIYPTVVLPGTPLEEMLLRGRYRAWSLDEAVETCADMLLTCLRAGIPVIRIGLPPLDVPAVAGPRHPALGQLVICRLWRRALAAALEQKNGTIQVSPVSLSDVLGHRRSNLRFLQERFGPLAVRTSRTLDRHSFLVGSELFSWPEMAAAGSHSEAYYAA
- the era gene encoding GTPase Era, encoding MQHEVHRGGYVALVGRPNVGKSTLLNRILGQKIAITSPKPQTTRNRILGILHRPDAQVMFLDTPGIHHAAGNKLNRYMVSQAHGAMNDVDCIMLLVEADRPVTAAEESVIRSISQSGRPALLVINKIDRVAPPALLDLIRRYSELHDFLEIVPVSALKGDGIEQLLDALLPHLPEGPPLYPEEMVTDQPERFIVAEMIREQVLKKLQKEIPYGTAVQIELFEDQPERDLVEIHAVIHVEREPHKRILVGKGGSMIRSIGQAARFDIERLLDTRVFLKLFVRVDRDWTRSDRLLREFGYE
- the der gene encoding ribosome biogenesis GTPase Der, encoding MLPVVAIVGRPNVGKSTLFNRLLGQRKAIVEDVPGVTRDRNYARVDRFDRPFMLIDTGGFEPASEDRLLTQMREQSQLAIEEADIILLVFDGREGLTPSDEEVAAMLRRVEKPVLFLVNKIDGDSQELALGEFYSLGLDDLLPISSAHGRGVGELIDRLHQLMPEEVPPRESEQETRLAVIGRPNVGKSSLINRMLGVERVVANPTAGTTRDSVDTPFVYNRKNYLMIDTAGIRRKGKVSQKLEKFSVVQALKAMERAHIVLVVIDAGEGVTDQDLTVAGYAEEKGRAVLLVVNKWDLVEKDHTTMGQYIKDLRGKFKFLPDAPVVFISALTGQRVSKIMTEVEKLSEEFNRKLSTSAINKVLQEATEAHPPSIFRGKRLKFFYATQTGVRPPTITIFVNRSDGVHFSYQRYLANQFRRALRLTGSPLRIRYQDRRH
- a CDS encoding response regulator, which translates into the protein MSLVGNLEDLGLGDILQIVSLSRKSGVLTLSSRGREGKVIFYNGQVIRATSSVYRENLGHLLLRKELVDLDTLRRALELQAGSTERERLGTILSEQFGISRDAIEEVVKEQVEKIVYSFFAWTEGAFSFELGEQEDPAQVHVNPLQFMLDQGLNPQWLAMEGSRIIDEKRHRGEDPEETPIEPVTDLEELLGDLVAVKEQAGGAESELPLDEGDLLLAPTGDEKQPILLVDDDDLTRELLAEALAERGRNVRSFADGRAFLKALGDVAGSGGRPVLVVDLIMPRMDGSGILGGLELADRIADICPEAKAYVLTDHPNQDAEKKLREKGFPAVLAKPKKDVLRSGDGKRELQLLADRIIAGDGAGEPGVERPPSGDYHNIGRELIAELGDDAGLSSSRGPESPGLHLLKGMLQELNNPSLGGGIILLVLRFASELMNRAVIFLVKDDIVVGLGQFGIELKSSSADLNVRRIAIPRQESSVLASALKMMTPLKAEPGETEWDRYLQEQLGGGRPKEIFLGPILSEGKVVALLYGDNLPEKTPIGDTESLEIFLSQAGLAMEKALLERRLKLQDV
- a CDS encoding response regulator, whose protein sequence is MAAKILIAEDSPTMRSLIVSTIAALGDYEIVEAANGFEALRILPREKVDLVITDINMPDINGLELVSFVKNNPNYQNTPLFIISTESSERDREKGMALGADAYLVKPFSPEELQSLIRQYLPQEA